The stretch of DNA TGCCTGATTTGCATTCAACTAGTTCTTGAGCAAAGTCTTCAATGCTTTCCAGAATCCGAAGTAAGAGGGCTCGGTCTTCTTCCTCTATTTTGTGTCCATTGCTTTCAATAATCCTTGTTAGACAGGAAGGTGAGACTTTTTCTGCAGGTGAGGAGACTATAGGTTTAGGCTCAAGATCTTCATGGATTTGACCAGTCAAATGACTGTGACTATTTAGAGAACTGATGCTTTTACCCTTGGCAAGTGGTTCTCCAAGAGAGGTCTCCATCTTCTGTGAAAATGATTCCAAATCCATTAACAGTTTGTCTATCTCTTCTTGACTATTAGGATTCATAAAGTGTCTCTGGCCTTTTAGTTCAATGGTAGGAACTTCTAATTTAGATTCTTCCTTAGGTGGATGAACCATCGTTGGCTTTTCAAATATCTTACCAATTTCATTTTGCACTGAGGCAGGACATTTTTTAAGATGAGTATCATGGTCTGAAAATTCTTTATGTTCATTTACCTTTAGCAGACCTTGACCTTGTCCGTTCTCTGTTTTTTGTCCTTTATCTAATAATGACTTCTTTCCATCTGATTCTTCTTCAATATAAAGAGTTTCTATTAAGTTACCAGAAGAAACATTCTCTAGAGCGTTCACTGTTAATGACGGCGATTGAAGCTGCACAGGTTTTAGAGTTTCAGGATTGTTTACCTCCAAGCTACACAAGGAATTTGTGATGTTTGGAGTGGCTTTTACAGTGTCTGCTTGTTTAAAATTATGCTTGTCATCTTGCAATTCAACAGTCTGAAACTGTCCAGAGTCAAGGACTGACAGGTGGACAACATCTTCATATTTAGGGGGCTGTTCAGTCCCATATATTGGGGAGAATGGAGTCAGTTGTAAGTTAGGTATATTACTGACAAGTTCTGTTAAATCTATGGTCTCATTATTCCCAGATTGCATAAATTCAAATGGTAACTTTCTCAGGTAGTATGCTAGCCTGGTCATGACATTCATATAGACAGTTTCAGAGTTAGAAATTGCATCATTGCCATTTCCTTCATTGATGCTAGCTCCTGACTTTTTCTTTATGCATTGTTTTATGATGTCTGTACATTTTTTCAAATCTTCAGAACATTTCAGTAAGATGTCCAAGCACATTTTTATATCTGTCCCAGAAGAAAAATgatctattttatgtttttccaaAATCTGAGTAACTAGGTCTTCTTCAGAAAAGTTCTGAAGAAGCATGGAAGTCAGGTTTGTATCAAATGAATTTCTTTGAGATAAAGATttttcctcaactgaggaactCCGGAGTAAACCAAAGGATGGAGAGGTCCCATCATTATAATGGCCACAGAGTAGGTCAAAATCAACTGACCTCCTATTAAATGAGTCAGatttaacttttcttccttttttgtaagCTGCATGGTTTGAATTTCTGAGTCTTTCAAGggaaaattcttttattttcccaCTGGCAAAGCTGATTGCTTCTCCTGCAATATCCTTTAAGTTACAGGTATTCTGAAATGTAGATGCTTTCTTGGCCCTGGGTATGCCTGTTAGGGCCTGATGGTGATAGTCTTCAGCAGAGGAAAGCCCATTTTCATGGGGCAAAAACGCATTGTTCAGATCTACATCTTTAAACTGAGACACAGGGATATGCAAGAGGTCTGCACAAACACTATGATGCACCACAATGCAGTCTACTCCATGTGTGAAGGTGTGGCAGGTTCCAGTGCAATAATGTATGGCTTGTTCAAAACGCCGGTCTATCAGCACACTACTATAATGGTTCACGGTGCTAACTACAAGTCTGTAAGTTGCTGCCATAATATCTAATTCACTTAGTGGTAGGACTTTATAGACTTTGTTTCTTGAAATGACACTTcgctgaaaaaatatttaatgacaaTGTTCAGTGGCTTCTTGCAAAATATAGTAATTTTTCCATGAAAGGAAATCTTTATATTTGAGGTTTGGTAACAGTATACAGTAGCTGCTGCACATGTATGCTTATATTAGTAAGtctaataatttaaatattatatattttagttttatttagtaACTTGATATTatagtattatttttatgaaagaatATCTTCTTTTAATTCTTCAGTGGTTCTATATTATGAAAATTTATTACCATAAACTGTCATATAAATCTTAGTTGGTGGTACAGGAGTATTGTGATAGCTGAGTCCCCCAAATCCTTAAGTGatccatttttttctgtgaacaaCCAAGAAACctataataaaagagaaaaataattaaacacaTGCAGTTAATCAATTATCTCTATTCTCCATCATATATCTTGCGGTTGATATTTAATACAGGTCTTTGtttcctcacattctatactcaGGACTTTAAGTAGTACAATTCTGCTTTCTTGTATATGCCTAACTGATAACTCCTATATTACTCTTCTTGCCTTTGTATATGACAGTAACAAGCTTATCTCTAGACAGTTGTCTCATCTTCACGGCTCAAGAATGAACACTATTGTTTGTTCTCTTCATGGATTAAGAATAGTTTTCTGATCAACTTTCAAGCCCTCTGATGTTTCTAAGCTACCTATCTCTACATTTTCTACTGCTCCCTGCACCAACCTTCTGCTTCTGTCAACCTAGACTCTTCTCAAAGCCTGCCAGCACTTGGGGCCTACTCCTAATTTTGAAAGTTCCTCTACAGTTGGGAATTATTCTCCTATCATCTTCTCTGttctcacacacagaaaaacaaccTTCATTACTGCTGTTGGTTCCGTATTCTTGGACCCTGCTTCAtgtatatttctttaattatccTTACTTAAAAAACAGCTTGTAAAATCTACAGTAGTAACTTTCCAAAAACATTCTGTCAATGCTATTTaatcacaaaacacaaaatgCCTACTATATCATTGGCTCTAAGTGCTGGGGGTTATGgcagtcaacaacaacaacaacaaaacagcctTGACCTTACTGAGGTGAAAATCTAGTTGGAAAAAGagtaacatataaataaacatacaattCATTAGATATGTGTTGTGGGGAAAATCAATCAGGGTAAGGATTCAGAAAAATATAAGGgtgtttaaaaaagagaaatcagTGGCAACTTTATTAACAGCTGAACAAAGAAGAGGGAGCAGGCTTAAAAGGTATTACCAGGTAAATCATATCAGGCAGTTAAATCTTAAGTACAAAGGTCCTGAGTTGGGATCATATTTGATTTACTACACTGATAAGGAGATTAATGTGGCTGAAGCACAGAAAGCAAGAACAGTATAAGAGGTAAAGTCAGAAAGGAAAGGTGGAGTCTAATCAGGCATGAGCCATAGACTTCTATAATGGCATTGTTTTACCTCAGAGAACACCAGGACACAACTGACAATAGTGAATGGAGAAATGACCCAACAAGAGTCACATTTTAAACGGATGATTTTGGACGTTGCTTTCAGGCACatagaagacaaagaaagaaacagggaaatAAACAGGATTgcaagtggccaggcaggaatgcTGGGAAGTTAGGCCCAAGATAGTAACAGTGCAGCAGATGTTTAGATGTATCTATTTCAAAGGTATAGCCAACATGATTTGCTGAACCACAGAATGTGTAATAGAGATGAATCAAGAACAGTGCATTAAGGCAATGATAGAAAAGATAAATATAGCAGTGAAGGAGAATATAAATTTCATGGGATCATCACTGTCATTGgtgattgtttgttttgagacagggtgttactATGTAGCCATGGTTAGAATGGAACATGatatgtagactgggctggcattgaactcacagaaatctaaatgtttctgccttctgagtgctggcattaaaggcatgctccaatACGCCCAGCACTActgacattttaataataaaaatctttacccatttaaaaacaaaaaaatgtgttcatattttattttttaatcctatAAAACTACTgtacttcatttatttgtttttggtagACTATTATTATCCTTTACTTATTCAGGTATTGGGAATTTAGTGACTATAGAAACAACTAATGTAAAAGAATAGttgttctgagacagtgtctttctatgtagtataagctggcctcaaacttctctGTCTtggtctcctgtgtgctgggattatagacattcACTACCATGTCCTGAAAGAAACCTTTCTTGTGTTGAAATTCCATGGTGGTTACAGTATTAACTGCTGGTTGTTTGGATCTAAGGTCACTGTTTTTGTACCAGTACTATAccataattaatattaaagttTTGATAACTTGAGATACACCCCACATCCCTAATTTCTGATTCTTTATCTTCTAAATATTCTTTGATTGTATTCTAAATAAACTGTTGAACTGTCAATTTCAAGAAATTTTCCTataatttaaatacaattataataaatttatcATTTGGAAGGGACATTGATATCATCATGATGCTTGGATTTTCCACATGGAAGATATAAATGTTAATTCTAATATTCTATCACTTTTCTCTTCATGGTTATCTTCAGGTGGATCTGaatgggtctcactgtgtagccctggctggcttccaacttgcagcagttctcctgcctctgcctctcaagtgctgggattacaggagtatgcCATCATACTTTGCTCCCTAaccctatttttctttctctgtgtcttaaaTTAGTTGCTGTGTGAATGGAATTTTGAACTACCTATTGCCTCATCCTCAACTTGTCTTCAGCATTTCAGGTGGcttatataaaactatatatattcaGATTGGATAGAGCTGATGCAGAAAGAAGTTCCATAGTAACAGAGGTGTCCAGTAATTAAGAAAAACTATGAAGTATCCCAACCATAAAAAAGTGTCATGGAACAAAAGCTAAACACAGCAATGGAAGggattacctttttaaaattttgttgttgttatttattatatttgtgttttaattttacacatcagccatgggttcccctgtcctccccactcccgcacctgcccccaccttccccccagcctctcccctccattcccatctcctccagggccaagactcccctggggattcatttaaacctggtggattcagtacaggcaggtccagtcccctccttccaggctgagcaaagtgtccctgtgtaagcctaaggttccaaacagccagctcatgcactaaggacaggtcctggtaccacagactgggtgcctcccaaacagttcaagctattcaattgtctcacttatctagagggcctgatccagctgggggctccacagcctttggttcataattcatgtgtttccattagtttggctatttgtccctgtgcttttccaatcttggtctcaacaattcacgctcttacagtccctcctctttctcgacaattggactcctggagctccacctggggcctggccgagggatctctgcatccacttccatcagttattggatacaacacatttttttgagaaatttcagaaaatagacaaaatattttccttaggCCTAAATAGTAACCAAACAACTGGTTAATAATGTAGCATGGAAAAATTCATGTTTACtagaatttgaaataaattgaagaatataTACTATCCAACAGAACTTCCAAAGTTGATGGAAATATTTTATACTATCTGATATGCCTGTAGTTTGCCACATGGGGATACTTCAAATGTGGCTAGGGTAACAAAAGAACTGAATTGTACttaaattaaaagattttttttttaagttgtaaaatattttagCCATACAGAAGTTGAAAAAATAGTACATGGAGATTCTGTGAATCCCTTTGCTCAGTTTCCCCCAGTAATAACAGTGCACTTTATTGTATCACTACAGTCCAATGATCAAAACCAGGAAAGTGATGCTAGTACTATGAGCTACAGAACTGTACTCGGATTTCGTCCGTTTTCTGTACATCCACTCCTTTTTGGGGGAAGGGAGTGTTGATCCTTTTCTTCTGTAACTACTGGTACATTCAAGATGTACAATTGTACTATCCTGCCTGCCCAGAAGCATCTCATACTATTTCTGAAGCCACACACCTCAACCAGAAACACTGACAAATGAAGATTTGTTCTCTAATgctacaattttatattttaaaaaatattttactttcccAGTCATGGAAAATCATCTTCTTGCTATTTACAAAGCTACCATCATTCAATTAGTATCAGATTCTGACATAGACAAGTAACATTCTTCACTGTTAAAAACGTGTGTGATGCTGGGTTATTGGGCATACTTTCCTAAACTATTATTCAACTGTTTCTAGGAAAAACAGGATTCTTTATTAATGAACAATGTGCAGGCTCACCAGTGATCAATGAAGTACAGATTAAAATAAAGTACTTTTTTTGGACCagtctttagtttttatttgtaatatttattttctgcataCAGGTTTTCCTTGATACCAGGTGGGTCTTAAATTACCTATTTTCTGGCTGCACCAACCCATCTCATACTGAAATGAGAGGCCTGAGCCACCCCCCCCTTCTTGATTGTATAAACAACCTGAAATCTCTTTAATCATAGTGCACTGatatatttatctaattattcctTATCAATGAAAACTCAGGAGTCATATATCAGAGTAAGAATctaaatgatcagagaagcagtagagaagtgaccagtgacctcctATCTTTTTCATTTCTCCATCCCAAAATCCAAGACCCTCTCTAGCTCCACCCAACTACTTCCTGCctctctatctgtcctcagtcctccaaaaccccTATGGTTAATAGAGAACAtttttgagatggctcagcgggtagaTTTACTGCCTGCATTAGCATAAAGACCTGACTTCATTGTCTGGGAGGAAAGCACTAATTCTGTCAAGAAGTCCATAATGTACTTTTACCTATCAAATCAACATGTGGAATGTATCATTCCAGGAGAACAAGGTACTTCACTTAGCCTAATAGTAGAAGTATAAATCTGTCATTTTTCTGGGAAAGAGATTGGCCCTATGAAtctaaaaacctttaaaaagtacatgtgtacatgtaaatACATATCTTTTTAACTCAGCAATTTACTATTTGAGACACAGTGTAAGAAATAACTGGACAACTATGTAGATTGGCTTCTCTCAGTATCTCACATTATCATGTATGACAAGGTATTCCTTATTATTGCTGAGTAGTATCATACCACTTTTTGTTTACCCATTcattaattgaaatatatttatgtgatTTCCCAGtttttttcagtgctagggaTTAAAATTAGGGTATCTCACATATACTAGGCTATCTATAACACCCAGGACAAAAGAAATGCTTAATAAGTGTTATTGCTCCAATTTATTCCTAAAATACTTTTTCTACTATGTCAGGCATTGGGAGAATGATGGTGAATAAGCCACGGTAATGATTCTTAGGATATTCACCGGTAATGAGGCAAGGGGAGGAAAGCACAGCAGATAACAGGAAGAGAATGAGTTCTAACAGAAGAATGGGCACAGAAAAGGTAAAAATGGTTTCACTGTTCTTGTATTATATGGGGAGGTACCTACTGAGCAACCAAAAATGATAACTGAATAAAATGTGAACACAGTCAACAGAAAGATCACAGGTGCAGATGCAGCTCTGAGAAGTTACTCAGGGTAAGCATGTAACATGAGGACAGTTCTGGACTGAGGACAGAGTTAGGGATCATTCATAATTTTGGGTTAAACAGAGGAAGCAGATTCTCAGaggtcagaaagaaaaagatagaaaggtAATGGAACttgaagttgggcatggtggctcatgcctgcaattctaatacttgggaggtagaaacaggaggattagttcaagactagcctttactacatagagaatttgagactagcctgggttacatgatactgtttaaaaaaaaaaaaaaacctaagtatGGTGTATTccaataaagtttgcctgaggatcaaaggacagagccagccactagattagacatagaggttagacagtggtggcacacatccttaatcctatcactccagaggcagagatctgtctggatctctgtgagttcaaagtcacactggaaacacagccaggcagtggtggcacatgcctttaatcccagtactgggaagcacacatgcctttaatcccagaagtgatgTTTGTGCAGAGTAAGGTATATGAGgcgagaggaaacagaaactcaatCTCTATAAACTGAAGATTTTTGTAGAGGTaaaaactagtggctggctgttctgtttctctgatcttcagacaaatatattagggtacacaatatatcacaacaCCTAAGGCCTGTGAAGTTGCTCatcagataaaggtgcttgcctgagagcctgaattcaatccttgggaccacatggtggaaagataACTAATTACTGCAAGTTTctggggggtgggaaggtggggtgtgtgtgtgtgtgtgtgtgtgtgtgtgtgtgtgtgtgtgttatgtgtgtgtggtgatattttgaacaaataaaatttgcctgaagatcagaagacggAACAAGCCAGGCATagaacatagaagccaggcagtggtggcacacacctttaatcttagcactcagaggcagagatctgtcaggatttctgtgagttcaaggccacactgagctacacaagattaatccagcctaaaagagaaacagagccaggcagtggtggcatacacctttaattccagtgtggtggtattgtgttcccgaaacattgtgcaccctaataaacttatctggggtcagagacagaacagccacagtattaaacatagaggctaggcagtggtagcacacgcctttaatcctagcattccagaggcagaaatccatctgttcaaggatacagccaagcatggtgactcacgcctttaatcccagggagtgatggtagaaaacagaaaggtatataaggtgtgaggaccagaaactagaagcatttggctggttaagctttcaggctttggagcagcacagttcagttgagatccattcggatatgaggactcagaggatcctgaggaaacaggatcagcttgaggaactggcaaggtgaggaaactgtggcttgttctgcttctctgatcttctagcattcaccccaatacctggctctgagtttgattttattaataagactctttaagattcctgctacattagAGCTCTTGGGatcatacacttttaatcccagcactaggaaggtagagacgggaagtgatatggctaggcagagaaaggaatataaggcaggaggagacagaaactcagtctctttcaggctgaggaattggtggggtaagaggtggtagctgtggcttgctctacttctctgatctttcagcttttaccctgatatccggctccaggtttttatgaagaccaattaggatttgtgcaacctGTGGGTGTGCTGTCTGGCAGTCAGACCAATTTACAGAGTCGGTTCTCTACTTCCATCATTACAGAAGTTCTGAGGTGTGAACTCAGGTTGAACTATCTTGCTAGATCTCATAGGCTTCTTTTAaaattgaacaaaaataaaactgcttcCCCCAATAACtttaagcaaaataaatgaaaagataataAAACCTCAGAGTTATATAAATTTTCACACAAAAAGGTAAGGtttgattataaatatattttaataaagtagCAATGAGAAAGATTTTGATGTTAGGATCAGATTAATTACTGGCAAGGATTCTTGGAATACACTGAGAAGTTTAGCACACCTCAAGTTTCTACCAATCCTAAAGGTGAGAATATGGGACATCACTAATTTTTCTCAATCCAATTATTCAATTTTTCTTTGACAGTTTATCGATCTGTATCTTAAGGTCTTTGCCTTGCCTACTTCATAAGGAGCTTTCTTGTAGCTTTAAAAAGAATCATTTTTactctatgtgtgtgagtgttttgcttgcatgtatacacatgcagtaCTAGCAGTGGCCAGAGAAGAGCATacgatcctctagaactggagttgagctggttataagctgccatgtgggtgttggaactAAAGCTAGGttttctgcaagagaagcaagtgctcttaagtgctgagccatctctgtagccccttttagctttttgttgttttagttttatacTTTCAGcttttgtgtttaggtatgtgacacattttgaattaacttttatgtaattaatttttaattaggttGAGTTTAAAGATCAGCCAGGATCTTTTGTTCAAAAGATTGATCCTTGGGGTTATGTGTGTAGCTGAGTACAATGCTTGGTGAGTACATGAGGCCAGGAAGTGATATCCcagtacaatttaaaaaaaaaaaaaaaaaagagtattttgtCCTCACTGAGTTATGTTGGTACCTttgatgaaaaacaaacaaacaaacaactatatATACTGCTTAAAATCTTTCATGTGTATCTAAATTTGTCAAATCTATTTACTGTATTCACTGTGAACATATAACCTTATTCTTTATTTTGGTAATGTGGTAAAATGATGAGAGCTGAAGTTCAtactaaacatttaaaattaatgaatgatGAATTAGAAGCAGGGATGCACTTAGACATATGAAGATtaaattacaataataaaaaattgataGTGATTGACTCTAAAGAGTAAGCctagacagaaaaaaatgtcacTTAAAAAAAGCATTTAGAATCGATACGTTAAATAAGAAATATCCAAATAACATTTGTAACAAATTCTAGcaattaaaaagagattttagAGCAGTATGGAGATGAGACTGGGCCTGCTTATGTGTTACGGCTAGTTGAGGTCAATGATGCAGTGAGAATGAATTCAGCTTCAGGCGTAGGTTGCTTCAATAACACATTCAGGAGATGTTCATGATATAGCTGGATATAATCAGCAGCAAAGAGATTGGAGTTGAAAATAAAGATTTGGgagaaaatactaaataaaagttttaaagccTCAAAAGTTGATAAGATTGAGTATGTGCAGGATAAGAAAAAGGTCAAGGAAAAACTCTAAAGGATGCTGGGACATTTAATGCAAAGAGAGGGACTTAAAGGAGAAAGAGCCagccatgcctttaattcccagcactcagaaggcagaggcaggcatatctctgagttcgagaccagattggtctacagagtgagttccaggacagccagggctgttacacagagaaaccctgcctcaaaaaaccaaacaaaaaccaagatggGTGAAAGATTGAATTTTCAAAGGGCAGGTAAAGAATCAGCCAAATATGtcacaaaattaaagaataaagacTATTTATTCTTGCAATATGTTAAATTACAAAGATCTTGTGTACCAAGGAACACAGAGCTGAGCTTAACTTTTATGGATGTTTCTGCTTTATTTCATAGAGAAAAACGGGATGTTAATAAAACCTTAAGAACCATAAACATAATGAtggaaaatagagaaaggtattACACATATTGTTCCACTTCAGGAAACATCTGGAGCAGAGAATATGAGGTAAAGAAATTCCATTGTTTATCTCGGTCAGTGTAACGgttcaagaagaaataaataacataattGTAAACATTGGAATTGGTTGAATTTCCATGTCACTCAAATAGGTCACCTGAAGGGTCTGAAGAGAACtgcagaaagttttcttttaaaaccctTCATTTAAGAGAGTCCAGAAGGTATGACTCAGAAATAatgagtcatttaaaaataataaaactattgcTTTGCCTGGAAAAATAAAGGGAATTTTGGTTGATGACTCAGTATGGAAAGTGCTTCCAAGAGGACAGTTTGGAAGAATACAAAATAGGTACCATAGAACTACTTgggaaaacaagagaagaaacctggaatattttattcattgtatTCAGTTATAAATAGTtgagaaaataaactgaaaaagagaaatattttcatgaGATTTTATGTTCTAAGGAAATATATATGTAGGTATGAAAGAATAATATTTTGAGTTTAGAAATAATgtttcaatgaaagaaatatagatTATTATAAGAACATTTTAACAGATGATCTAATTTTAGTATACATGAGGTAGGAAGTGCTTAAAAACTTTCCCCTGTTTTAGTttattatctttttgttgttgtttgagacagggtctctccatgtagccctggttggcctggaacttgctatgaagatcaggctggcctcaaattcacaaagatcagtctgcctttgcctccctggtgctgggattaaaggtatatgccccCCAAAACTTACACATCACCAGTAGACATGCTAACCTGGAAGGAGGAGTTCTTGCAGAGCTGTGGATGCCcataaaggtttcctagtgagatctgaacttgctttacccagcagggctgcattcgGGGATTGCTTGACTTGTGtggttactaggtgtttggaagggtctgcacttggctgtgctagggggaggtcttttgctctaccccttggcattcctataaacagctctttagaaaagacagaaggggtcagtagataaggatccaggccctccaaggctctcctgtgtttctatctgtttctctcccctccgtCCATCTATCTAATAtcccttatccctctctcctcaagaggaccctgtcataaaatgtgggagctggtctcccagctgAGCTCCCACACAGGGCCCCACCcataaacaaagaactacaggtaagactcctgagagaaaaagaattagtcttccccaaggatgagccccctaattggttatcctaTACCAAAGTAGTCAGTCCTGAaagcatgtatgtacacatataagaAACACGAAACTGACTTAGCAGGTTACTATGcattctcttgctctctctccccctcctccctccctcatgaaaagaggccatggattggAGAGGAGTAAGGAAAGGATATGGGAGTGCTTAaaggagtagaaggaggggagCTGATGTaattagattttaatttaaaaaattgcaaaCAATCCCTCTTATCTGTCGTAAACTGGAACATTAGTGGCTGAATGAAAAGCACCATGATGGCAGTACTCGGACACCCTGTCCAGCTTCTGCTTCTGTACCAACTCAATTGATAACCTGGTCAAGCCACTTCTTTCATTGAAATTTCACCTTCTCTTTTGGGAAAATAGTATATAAGAATTATTAAaaagcagaattttttttcttggtttgaaTTAGGAAAAACTGTGTACCAGATATTATTTGATGGGGAAAGCATAATGAACTGGTGATTCATTTTTATTGCATGCCATTTGTAAAGCTACTGGATCCAGAAA from Onychomys torridus chromosome 7, mOncTor1.1, whole genome shotgun sequence encodes:
- the Ppp2r3a gene encoding serine/threonine-protein phosphatase 2A regulatory subunit B'' subunit alpha isoform X1 → MAATYRLVVSTVNHYSSVLIDRRFEQAIHYCTGTCHTFTHGVDCIVVHHSVCADLLHIPVSQFKDVDLNNAFLPHENGLSSAEDYHHQALTGIPRAKKASTFQNTCNLKDIAGEAISFASGKIKEFSLERLRNSNHAAYKKGRKVKSDSFNRRSVDFDLLCGHYNDGTSPSFGLLRSSSVEEKSLSQRNSFDTNLTSMLLQNFSEEDLVTQILEKHKIDHFSSGTDIKMCLDILLKCSEDLKKCTDIIKQCIKKKSGASINEGNGNDAISNSETVYMNVMTRLAYYLRKLPFEFMQSGNNETIDLTELVSNIPNLQLTPFSPIYGTEQPPKYEDVVHLSVLDSGQFQTVELQDDKHNFKQADTVKATPNITNSLCSLEVNNPETLKPVQLQSPSLTVNALENVSSGNLIETLYIEEESDGKKSLLDKGQKTENGQGQGLLKVNEHKEFSDHDTHLKKCPASVQNEIGKIFEKPTMVHPPKEESKLEVPTIELKGQRHFMNPNSQEEIDKLLMDLESFSQKMETSLGEPLAKGKSISSLNSHSHLTGQIHEDLEPKPIVSSPAEKVSPSCLTRIIESNGHKIEEEDRALLLRILESIEDFAQELVECKSGRGSLSQEKEMMQILQETLTTSSQASPSACRSSVGEKAKDSASVVLIQQTPEVIKIQNKPEKKPAKPLPSAAVLPSSPQPVSPTPHVNDVVTTPSINIPQFYFPEGLPDTCSNHEQILSRVETAFMDIEDQKADIYEMGKIAKLCGCPLYWKAPMFRAAGGEKTGFVTAQSFITMWKKLLNNHHDDASKFIWLLAKPSCIYLEQEDFIPLLQDVVDTHPGLAFLKDAPEFHSRYITTVVQRIFYTVNRSWSGKITSTEIRKSNFLQTLALLEEEEDINQITDYFSYEHFYVIYCKFWELDGDHDLYISQDDLSRYNDQASSSRIIERIFSGAVTRGKTVQKEGRMSYADFVWFLISEEDKRNPTSIEYWFRCMDVDGDGILSMYELEYFYEEQCERMEAMGIEPLPFHDLLCQMLDLVKPASNGKITLRDLKRCRMAHIFYDTFFNLEKYLDHEQRDPFAVQKDVENDGPEPSDWDRFAADEYEALVSEESAQVQLQEGSFEDYEADEPVSPSEFGNKGNKVVTSSLSERCGKLQSVDEE